The following DNA comes from Mucilaginibacter jinjuensis.
TAGCTGGCGTAGTGGCGGCGCATTTCAAAAATGCCTGTTTTAGGGCCTTTCCAGGCAACAGATTTCTCCAGGTGGGTACGGCAAACGTCAATACGTTCGGCAATTGTCGGTCCTTCCAAATGTTCACCAGTAGCAAAATAATGTTTAATCTCGCGGAAGATCCATGGGTAACCAATAGCTGCACGACCAATCATCATACCGTCAACTTCGTACTCCATGCGCCATTGAGCTGCTTTTTCCGGCGAATCAATATCCCCGTTACCAAAAATCGGGATTTGGATACGTGGGTTCTTCTTAATATCCCGGATTAACGTCCAATCGGCTTCGCCTTTGTACATCTGTGCACGGGTACGGCCATGTATGGTTAATGCCTTAATTCCTATATCTTGTAACCTTTCGGCTACCTCGTAAACGTTTTTAGTAGTATCGTCCCAGCCTAAGCGGGTTTTTACGGTAACTGGCAAATGGGTAGCTTCAACCACAGCTTTAGTCATGGCTACCATTTTATCGATATCCTGCAATAAGCTTGCGCCTGCGCCACGGCATGCTACCTGTTTTACCGGGCAGCCGTAGTTAATATCCATCAAATCAGGGCCTGCCAATGTGGCAATTTCGGTGGCCGTGCGCATACTGTTAATATCGCTGCCGAAGATCTGGATGCCTATTGGGCGTTCGTATTCAAAAATATCCAGTTTCTGACGGCTTTTTGCTGCATCACGAATCAACCCCTCTGAAGAGATAAACTCGGTGTACATCATATCAGCTCCGTTTTGCTTGCATACGTAACGGAAAGGCGGATCACTCACATCTTCCATCGGCGCCAGCAATAGCGGAAATTCCCCTAAATCAATATTTCCTATTTGTACAGACATGGCTTATCTTTAAAGCGGTACAAAAATACAAATTTTATTAACCAATATGACAGATACGGGCTACAGCCAGATGCGACCGGGGTTTCAATTTCTTGTTTTTATTGCCATTATGGTGGTTATGCTTGTTATAGGCGTTCTTATTGCGATTGGCGTAATTACGCTGATGTACAATTTTGACACATTTATGAAGGTTTCGCAGCTGCAAATAGATGGCCCACAGGATGTTCGCGCTTTGTGGATCATACAATTTATAACCACTACCATGCCGATATTAGCCGTACCTGTATTTTTTGCTTACGTGGTTGTTAAAGAACCTGAAAGCTATTTAAAGGTAAAAACCGGGTTTCCGCTGCAATTATTAATTCTCGTTTTCTTTATCATGTTTATGTCGCTGCCCATTATGGAGCAGCTTAGTAATATTAATGAGCGACTAATATTGCCGCCCTTTTTAAAGAACATCGAAGACTGGATGCGTGAACATGAAAAGGCAGCAGAAAAAGCAACCAACATTTTGCTGAAGATGGATACCGTTTGGGACATGATCAAAGCTGTATTATTCGTTGGGGGATTAACGGCCGTTGTTGAAGAGCTGATGTTTCGCGGGGCCTTACAAACCATCTTTATCCGCTGGACTAAAAACCACCACGCCGCTATATGGATCACGGCAGCATTGTTCAGCGCTTTCCACATGGAGTTTTTTGGGTTTTTACCGAGGCTGATGCTGGGTGTATTTTTCGGTTATTTTGTATATTGGAGCGGCAGCATCTGGACATCGATCTGGGCGCATTTCATTAATAACGGCACAGCTGTAGTTCTCACTTATTTATATCAGCATAAAACAATAAAGACCAACCCAGATGATACGCATGTATTTAGTTTGCTTGGCTATGTGTTTAGCATAATTATTACCGTACTTTTGTTAATTAATTACCGCAATATTGCTATTGCCGGCAACGGCAATTTAACAGCAGATGGAACAGAACTGGATTAAATTTTTTACTTCCACTAATTTTTATCAGTCGGAAATGGTTAAGCAAATGCTCATTGAAAACCATATCGACGCCGTACTCCTTAATAAACAGGATTCGTCGCACCGCAACTTTGGCAATATAGAAGTCTATATCCATAAGGAAGACTTTTCGCAGGCGGTAGAAATTATGATCCTGAATCAAATTAATATATGAAAACACGCGCCATTACCGGCTTTTTCTTCATCATTGTTATGCTGGCCTCCGTTTTATTGGGGCCTTATGTATTTACCGGCTTTTACTTGCTGCTTACTGTTTTATGCCTGCAAGAGTTTTATAAAGTGCTTAAGCAAAGCAGTATTAACCCCAACTTATCTGTCGGCCTATTAAATGGCGCTTATATTTTCGCAGCAGTAGCTTCGGTTTATTACCTACAGCCAACACAAAGCCATAAATTATTATTACTGATCGCGATTACTTCGTGCCTGATTTTAGTGAACGAGCTTTTCAAAGAATCGCCAACACCATTTACCAATATCGGCTTTACCTACCTTGGTTTAGTATTTGCCGTAGTACCATTTTGCTTTTTCCATGCTTTAGGATTTGTTCACGGTTATTTCAATGGCCATTTACCGATGGCGTTTTTGCTGATGCTTTGGGCTAATGATACCGGCGCTTATTTAACCGGCCGCTGGCTGGGCCGCACCAAACTGTTCGAACGCCATTCGCCAAAGAAAACCTGGGAAGGATTTTTTGGAGGCGTTGCTATTGCGGCCGCAGTAGGCTTTATCATCAGCATTTATTTTAAAGAACTACAATGGCGCCAATGGGTATCTGTAGCCATTATTATTGGCTGTGTAGGCACACTGGGTGACTTAGTTGAATCGATGTTTAAACGCAGCCTTAATATTAAAGATAGCGGCGGCATACTACCAGGCCACGGCGGGCTGCTCGATCGCTTCGACGGTTTGTTGCTTGCAGCACCAGTTGTTTATACTTACCTATACTTCATAACAAATTAGTAATTTCGCAAAAAAATTATTTCTAAATGACTTTTCATAAAGAAGGATATACCTCCCTTGCCCTGTGCATACTGTTCATTTTTGTATTAAATGCAGTGATACAGTTTTACTACCCACAGGCTTTTGCCCTAAAATGGTTCATCTACATTTTATCGGCGTTGTTATTCATTATCATCGTCCAGTTTTTTCGCAGCCCAAGCTTCGCGATTACTAAAGATGAGCAAACTGTGCTTTGCCCAGCAGATGGTAAAGTGGTTGTGATTGAAGAAACAGAAGAAGGCGAAGTATTTAAAGACAAACGCATCCAGATCTCGGTATTTATGTCGCCGGTTAACGTG
Coding sequences within:
- a CDS encoding CPBP family intramembrane glutamic endopeptidase, translating into MTDTGYSQMRPGFQFLVFIAIMVVMLVIGVLIAIGVITLMYNFDTFMKVSQLQIDGPQDVRALWIIQFITTTMPILAVPVFFAYVVVKEPESYLKVKTGFPLQLLILVFFIMFMSLPIMEQLSNINERLILPPFLKNIEDWMREHEKAAEKATNILLKMDTVWDMIKAVLFVGGLTAVVEELMFRGALQTIFIRWTKNHHAAIWITAALFSAFHMEFFGFLPRLMLGVFFGYFVYWSGSIWTSIWAHFINNGTAVVLTYLYQHKTIKTNPDDTHVFSLLGYVFSIIITVLLLINYRNIAIAGNGNLTADGTELD
- the dusB gene encoding tRNA dihydrouridine synthase DusB gives rise to the protein MSVQIGNIDLGEFPLLLAPMEDVSDPPFRYVCKQNGADMMYTEFISSEGLIRDAAKSRQKLDIFEYERPIGIQIFGSDINSMRTATEIATLAGPDLMDINYGCPVKQVACRGAGASLLQDIDKMVAMTKAVVEATHLPVTVKTRLGWDDTTKNVYEVAERLQDIGIKALTIHGRTRAQMYKGEADWTLIRDIKKNPRIQIPIFGNGDIDSPEKAAQWRMEYEVDGMMIGRAAIGYPWIFREIKHYFATGEHLEGPTIAERIDVCRTHLEKSVAWKGPKTGIFEMRRHYASYFKGIENFKEFRMRLVQAGTIEDVEEILEQIHDNYATEMA
- a CDS encoding phosphatidate cytidylyltransferase → MKTRAITGFFFIIVMLASVLLGPYVFTGFYLLLTVLCLQEFYKVLKQSSINPNLSVGLLNGAYIFAAVASVYYLQPTQSHKLLLLIAITSCLILVNELFKESPTPFTNIGFTYLGLVFAVVPFCFFHALGFVHGYFNGHLPMAFLLMLWANDTGAYLTGRWLGRTKLFERHSPKKTWEGFFGGVAIAAAVGFIISIYFKELQWRQWVSVAIIIGCVGTLGDLVESMFKRSLNIKDSGGILPGHGGLLDRFDGLLLAAPVVYTYLYFITN